Genomic segment of bacterium:
GGGAATATAGCCAGCGGTTTGCCTTTCAAGCTGAAGTCGCATGATGTTCACTACATTTGCGTCTTTGATAGCTTCCTCGATATCGCATGTAACATTGATACCCCACGTCTCGACACCAACCGGAAGCAGTGTCGATGGTGCGCAAAGTGTAATATCTGCACCGAGGGCTTTAAGCCCAATTATGTTGCTTCGAATAACCCTACTGTGAAGTGCATCGCCAACAAGACAGACCTTGATGCCTTCCAGGGTTCCAAAATGTTCGTGTATAGTGAAAATATCGAGTAATGCTTGTGTTGGATGTTCATGGGCACCATCGCCAGCATTGATCACCACGGTTTTACAGCGCTTCGAGATAAAATGCGGCGCACCAACAGCGCTGTGTCGCACGACGGTCATATCTACTTTCATTGCCCATATGTTATCCACTGTGTCTCGAAGATTTTCACCCTTTTTCAGGCTACTCGTGCTTGCCGAGAAATTAATAACATCTGCACTGAGTCTTTTTTCTGCAAGCTCGAACGACATACGCGTTCGTGTAGATGGCTCAAAAAAGAGATTTGCAACGGTAACACCCTTTAAGGTTGGTAGCTTTTTAACATCGCGTTCGAGGACCTTTCTAAATGTCCTCGCATGATCGAGAATTTCAAGTATTTCATCGCCCGACCAACCTTCAAGCCCAAGAAGATGCTCTTTCATATAATTCTCCCGAATATCGAAGGGAATTTATTCCTCCGATTGTTTTTTTTTCACTTTTACGACCCGGTCTTCTCCATCGATGATATTGACTCGAACCTCGACATATTCATCATCTTTGAGACTGACTTTTTTGCCGACATAATCGGCGCTAATTGGTAGCTCACGACCACCTCTATCCACTATGACTGCAAGTTGAATACTGTGCGGTCTTCCAAAATCTATGATTTCATCTATCGCTGCGCGAACGGTCCTTCCGGTGTATAAAACATCATCCATCAGGATGATATCCTTGTCTGAAACTCCAAATAGAAGCTCGGTTCCCCCAACATCTGGTGTTTCGGTTATTTCCTTAAAATCATCGCGATAAAGTGTTATGTCTATTGTGCCCACCG
This window contains:
- a CDS encoding aspartate carbamoyltransferase catalytic subunit, with product MKEHLLGLEGWSGDEILEILDHARTFRKVLERDVKKLPTLKGVTVANLFFEPSTRTRMSFELAEKRLSADVINFSASTSSLKKGENLRDTVDNIWAMKVDMTVVRHSAVGAPHFISKRCKTVVINAGDGAHEHPTQALLDIFTIHEHFGTLEGIKVCLVGDALHSRVIRSNIIGLKALGADITLCAPSTLLPVGVETWGINVTCDIEEAIKDANVVNIMRLQLERQTAGYIPSLREYVAVWGINKNLVEMMDKDHIVMHPGPMNRGVEITQDVADSDYSVILPQVTNGVAVRMAILYLLAPRIGEV
- the pyrR gene encoding bifunctional pyr operon transcriptional regulator/uracil phosphoribosyltransferase PyrR, which codes for MIELLDSIQLSRSVKRIASEIVERNSGAKDLAIVGIRSRGVPLAKRLADEIFKLEGIRPPVGTIDITLYRDDFKEITETPDVGGTELLFGVSDKDIILMDDVLYTGRTVRAAIDEIIDFGRPHSIQLAVIVDRGGRELPISADYVGKKVSLKDDEYVEVRVNIIDGEDRVVKVKKKQSEE